The proteins below come from a single Candidatus Poribacteria bacterium genomic window:
- a CDS encoding type II toxin-antitoxin system RelE/ParE family toxin, whose amino-acid sequence MYELILTRNAERDLQRLDAKIQRQVRSKLERLCENCDEYPHQALKGPYKGKFKLPCGNYRAIYTYDKRTRTVEVTRIQHRSSVYERT is encoded by the coding sequence ATGTACGAATTGATACTGACTCGAAATGCTGAACGGGATTTACAACGTTTGGATGCCAAAATCCAAAGACAAGTTCGCAGTAAACTTGAGCGGCTGTGTGAAAATTGTGATGAATACCCCCACCAAGCATTGAAGGGGCCATACAAAGGAAAATTCAAATTGCCTTGCGGGAACTACCGGGCTATCTATACTTACGATAAACGGACGAGAACAGTTGAGGTCACCCGAATTCAGCATCGTTCATCTGTCTATGAGAGAACTTAA